The DNA segment CGCTACTTCCTCCGCTGAGCCCCGGCGGGCGCAAAGGTCAGTGACTGCCTGACGTCTCTGCTCGGACGCAAACGGCGCACTGGTGTTTGTGCTCGTGACCATGCGACGCGAGCCAGGGCGCAGCTCCTCAATCCAGCGGGCCAGCATTTCGGTGCTGGGATACCCGAGGGCTCTGCGGGTACCAACTAGAGAGCAGCCATGACCGAAGTAGTGATCCACCGCCACGCTTTTTTGCTCCAGCGTGTATCGATGCCTTGGACGGCGGTGCTCGGGCAGGTCCCCCAGTGCCTGGTAAAGGTTGACCCACCGCTTCAGGTTCTTACCCGACGGATAGCCCAGCTCACGAACGACCGTTGCCGTCTTTCCTCCATACTTTAAATACAGCTTGACCGCCCTGATGCGATCCTCGTACGAATACATGAACTACCTCCAAGTAGTCCAAGAATTCATCCGCACCCCCTTTCAGCCACATCAGAATGTCCTCTGGATAGACCTATACTGGTAGCGCCTGGGTTGGACGGGAGCGCGCCGTGAAGGATCGAGGGTTGATCACCATGAGTCTGCGTGAAGTTGACCGCTTCAAGGTCCACCAGCCGCGCAGGCGCCGCCCTGCCCTACACGACCTAGACCGGCTGTCCGAGGTCAATCAGGGCGCGGCGGTGGCAAACAAGCGGCTGGGGCATGTGCTGGAGATCGCGCAGCGCGTGCAGGCCCAGCGCGACAATCGTCGCATCCTAGCTTGCGCCGCGCGTTCTCGGCCTGCAGCTCGCGCATGCGCATCTGGTTCGATCCTCGGTCGTCGGGAGACCAATGCGGCCATCGCGCCGTCTGCAGCTATCAGGCACTTAAGGTACTGCCCGCGGTCAGGCGCTGGCTCAAGTCGTTCAGGATCGCATCCAACTCAAGCAGCTTGATCGGCTTGACCAGGTAGCGATCGGCCCCGCTATCGAAGGCCTGCCGCTTGCCGTGGTCGCTGCCCAGTGCCGTTAGCATGACGATGCCGCAATAGGGCCACTGCCGGCGCAACGCATCTATCACGTCGAAGCCGCAGCCATCGGGAAGCATGATGTCGATGACGGCGATGTCGGCCTGGTCGCCCAAAGACGAAAACTCGGCCACATTGCCCACCTGGAGCACTTGCCACTGCCGCTTCTGCAGGAAAGCGGCCATCTCTTCGCGCAGTTCAATCTCGTCCTCGAGTAGAAGGATTCTCCGCATATCCCTATCAAATATATGAGCATCGGCCAGTCCCGGGCCGGTGCGACCGACGCTGACATAGCCCGCACGACCGGCTGACCATTGGTGCGTGCAACGCCTGCAAGGCGCGAAGACAGGACGGGTAATGGCGAGCCATCGCCAGTCGTGCAGCGTTCCAGTTGCTAGAGCGCTAGCGGCAGGCACGGCTTGCCCGCTGGAGTCATGAACTGCCCACCCGGACCAAGGAGCCGACTTGTCCAGGGCGAGGATTGAAATCGCGCCGGACTGCACGTCGTTCAAGCAGGCATTGCCCACGCTCAACTGGGGACCCTTCGATTCCCGCGCGGTTGACCGGGAGCCCATGGATGCCCAGGCAGCAAACCTTGCCCCCGCCCGTCCACTGGGATACGGGAAAAGCGCCCCGGGAAACGTGATTCACCGAGCGGGCCGGGAAAGGCCCGCGCTTCATCATGCGGTGGCAAAGCCGCAGGGGTACCCCTCGGCGCGGCTTGGGATCGCGTGGGCAGCGCTCACGGCGCCACCGGCGCCATCCCCGCCGCAGGCGGCGAGGAGCAAGCATAGCGACGCAATGGGTGTCTGGAGCAAGGGAACGGTGGCGAGCTTTTTCATTTCTTCTCTCTGTACGGAAGGAAGCCGGCGATACAAGGACGGCGACAAGCAGTGAATTCTTGATAGGTGCCGATGTTAGCGAGCCGCCCACCGGCAAAGCTGACAAATCCTGACATCCACTGAGAGCGGAGCGGTCGCCAGGGCCCTTGAAGCGTTGCAGTTGCAGTGGCTGCCGCTGCCCGCGCCGCAAATCAGCGATCCGATCGCTCCGGCTGCGCAACGTCTTGCTTCGGTGCCACGCATGCACTAAGTTGACCTGTATCAACTTTTCCCGGCTGGACAAGCGCATCATTGTGCATTGCCGCACGCGCGGCGCCTGGTGCGGGCATCACGGTGAAAACGGCAGCAAGTCACGGGCGGCTTGAGGATGAACGCATGACCGGAGCAAGCGCAGCGGCAATGGCAGTGGCGCATCGCCGGACGGCTGTGCCGGCACGGCTGGGGGCCACGTTCCCGCATGGCGTGGTTTCTCCCGCACATGGAGGCTGCCGGTGAGCGCGAGCCAGGGCGTGGTTGCCGCGGTGCGCGGTAGCGTCGTCGACGTGCGCTTCGAGGCGGGGCTACCGCCGATTCGCACCTTGCTGCGTACCGGCGTGGATGGCCGGATCGCTATCGAAGTCCTGGCGCAGCGCGATGCGCGGCATGTGCGCTGCATCGCGCTGACCTCCACCCAAGGGCTGGCGCGAGGCATGGCGGTGCTGGACACCGGTGGGCCATTGCAGGCACCGGTGGGCGCCAGCATCCTGTCGCGCATGTTCGACGTGTTCGGCCAGCCCATCGACCGGTTGCCGGCGCCGCAAGATGTCCGGTGGCGCTCGGTGCACCGGGCGCCGCCGCCCCTTTCCCAGCGCTCCACGCAGTCGATGGTGTTCGAGACCGGCATCAAGGCAATCGACGTGCTGCTGCCGCTCGAAACCGGGGGCAAGGCAGGCTTGTTTGGCGGCGCGGGGGTGGGCAAGACGGTGCTGCTCACCGAGCTGATCCACAACATGGTCGGCCATCACCGGGGCGTGAGCATCTTCTGCGGCATCGGCGAGCGCTGCCGCGAGGGCGAGGAGCTTTACCACGACATGCGCGAGGCCGGCGTCCTGCAGGACATGGTCATGGTCTTCGGCCAGATGAACGAGCCCCCGGGCGCGCGCTTCCGGGTTGGCCATGCGGCGCTGACGATGGCCGAGTACTTCCGCGACGATGAGCACCGCGACGTCTTGCTGCTGATCGACAATATCTTCCGCTTTATCCAGGCCGGATCGGAGGTATCGGGCCTGATGGGCCAGATGCCGTCGCGGCTGGGCTACCAGCCGACCATGGGCACCGAACTGTCCGGGCTGGAGGAGCGCATCGCCAACACCGACACCGGCGCCATCACCTCGATCCAGGCGGTCTACGTGCCCGCGGACGATTTCACCGACCCGGCGGCGGTGCATACCTTCTCGCACCTGTCGGCGTCCATCGTGCTGTCGCGCAAGCGCGCGAGCGAGGGCCTCTACCCTGCCGTCGACCCACTGCAATCGAATTCCAGGATGGCCACGCCCGGCATCGTCGGCGCGCGCCACTATCGCCTGGCGCAGGATATCCGGCGCACGCTGGCGCAGTACGCGGAACTCAAGGACATCATCGCCATGCTGGGGCTGGAACAGCTCTCCCCCGCCGACCGCGGCGTCGTCGCCCGCGCCCGCCGCCTGGAGCGCTTCCTGACCCAGCCGTTCTTCACCACGGAGCAGTTCACCGGCATCAAGGGCAGGACTGTCAGCCTGGCGGATTCGCTCGATGGGTGCGAGCGCATCCTGCGCGACGAGTTCAAGGACTACCCCGAAAGCGCGCTCTACATGATCGGGCCGATCGTCGAAGCAAGGGGCAAGCCCGCGCCCGTGGCGCCAGAACCAGCAAAGGAGAGCCATGCCGCCGGATCGCATGCTGCTTGAAGTACTGCTGCCCTTCCGGGTCTTCCTGCGCAAGCGCGATGTGTCGCGCATCGTGGCGGAGACCGCCGGGGGGGCGTTCGGCATGCTGCCGCATCGCCTCGATTGCGTCGCGGCGCTCGCGCCCGGCATCCTCACCTTCGAAACGCCGGCCGATGGCGAAGTGTTTATCGCAGTCGATGACGGCGTGCTGGTCAAGACCGGCCTCGATGTGCGCGTGTCGGTGCGCCGCGCCATGGCAGGCGCCGACCTGGCCACGCTGCGCGACACCGTGGAGCGCGAGTTCCTGGCCCAGGACGAGCAGGCGCGCAGCCTGCGCACGGTCATGGCCAAGCTGGAGACGGGCTTTCTTGCACGCTTCGCCAGGCTTCACAAGCCGTTGCCATGACCGAGCCACCGCCCGGCGGACCGCCCAAGCCCGCGCCCACGCTGGCAGGCAAAGTGGGCGCCAAGGCGCAGCGCAAGCTCCGGGCGCGGCGCCAGGGCGTGCCGGGGGTCTGGTTCGGGCTGGGCATGATGGGGCTGGTCGGCTGGTCGGTGGTGGTGCCGACGCTGCTCGGCGCGGCGCTGGGCATCTGGCTGGACAAGCACTATCCGGGCCGGCACGCGTGGACGCTGGCGCTGCTGGTGGCCGGCCTCGTGCTCGGCTGCTTCAATGCGTGGCACTGGGTCGCCAAGGAGGACCGCGCCATGCGGCGGGACCAGGAACAGGACCGGGACCAGAAGGAGAAAGACGATGCGGATACATGACGTGGCGGCGTTGCTGCTTGCGGCCCTCGCGGGTGGCGCACTCGGCGGCTTCTTCTTTGGCGGCCTTTGGTGGACGGTCCGCCGGACGCTCTCATCCGGTCAGTCGGCCCTATGGCTGCTGGGCAGCCTGATGCTGCGCACGGGCGTCACGCTCCTCGGCTTCTACGCCATCGGCGCGGGGCAATGGGAGCGGATGGCTGCCTGCCTGGCCGGCTTCGCGGTGGCGCGCATGGTGGTGACATGGATGACGGGGCGATGGGCAGACCGCCACACCCCGGCGCCTCGGGAGACGGGCCATGCGCCTCAGCCCTGACCAGTGGATCTTCTGGCAGCACGGCTTCGTCAAGCTCAACGGCACGATCGTCTTCACCTGGATGCTGATGGCGGTGCTGACCCTGGGCTCCTGGCTGGTCACGCG comes from the Cupriavidus basilensis genome and includes:
- a CDS encoding response regulator transcription factor, with product MQSGAISILALDKSAPWSGWAVHDSSGQAVPAASALATGTLHDWRWLAITRPVFAPCRRCTHQWSAGRAGYVSVGRTGPGLADAHIFDRDMRRILLLEDEIELREEMAAFLQKRQWQVLQVGNVAEFSSLGDQADIAVIDIMLPDGCGFDVIDALRRQWPYCGIVMLTALGSDHGKRQAFDSGADRYLVKPIKLLELDAILNDLSQRLTAGSTLSA
- the atpD gene encoding F0F1 ATP synthase subunit beta — translated: MSASQGVVAAVRGSVVDVRFEAGLPPIRTLLRTGVDGRIAIEVLAQRDARHVRCIALTSTQGLARGMAVLDTGGPLQAPVGASILSRMFDVFGQPIDRLPAPQDVRWRSVHRAPPPLSQRSTQSMVFETGIKAIDVLLPLETGGKAGLFGGAGVGKTVLLTELIHNMVGHHRGVSIFCGIGERCREGEELYHDMREAGVLQDMVMVFGQMNEPPGARFRVGHAALTMAEYFRDDEHRDVLLLIDNIFRFIQAGSEVSGLMGQMPSRLGYQPTMGTELSGLEERIANTDTGAITSIQAVYVPADDFTDPAAVHTFSHLSASIVLSRKRASEGLYPAVDPLQSNSRMATPGIVGARHYRLAQDIRRTLAQYAELKDIIAMLGLEQLSPADRGVVARARRLERFLTQPFFTTEQFTGIKGRTVSLADSLDGCERILRDEFKDYPESALYMIGPIVEARGKPAPVAPEPAKESHAAGSHAA
- a CDS encoding AtpZ/AtpI family protein → MTEPPPGGPPKPAPTLAGKVGAKAQRKLRARRQGVPGVWFGLGMMGLVGWSVVVPTLLGAALGIWLDKHYPGRHAWTLALLVAGLVLGCFNAWHWVAKEDRAMRRDQEQDRDQKEKDDADT
- a CDS encoding F0F1 ATP synthase subunit epsilon; the protein is MPPDRMLLEVLLPFRVFLRKRDVSRIVAETAGGAFGMLPHRLDCVAALAPGILTFETPADGEVFIAVDDGVLVKTGLDVRVSVRRAMAGADLATLRDTVEREFLAQDEQARSLRTVMAKLETGFLARFARLHKPLP
- a CDS encoding ATP synthase subunit I encodes the protein MRIHDVAALLLAALAGGALGGFFFGGLWWTVRRTLSSGQSALWLLGSLMLRTGVTLLGFYAIGAGQWERMAACLAGFAVARMVVTWMTGRWADRHTPAPRETGHAPQP